The genomic window TAAGGATGTCACAGATTAGAACAAAAATTGAAAGACAAAAAGATAGTGCAAAAGGTATTTTAACGTAATTAAGCCAAAATAAATCACCATTAATTATAACTGTATTGTAATAACTTATAATTGAGGCAATGATCAGAGCCCCAGCGATTGTAATAAGATGTGAATATTTCTTTTGCCATATAAGAACGGGGATAATAAGCACAATCACTGAAAGTGCCATCGAACTGGTCAAGACATTAGTCAGTAATACGCAGCCTAAAATAATACCGCCCAAAACAATGCGTAGCCACGTGCGAAAATCAGAAATAAACTCAACGTAGACATATGAAGTAAATAATACAATAGAAAGATTCTCAGGTAAAAAAAGTGAAAAACGGCGTCCAACATAATAAGTTAAAACAGAAAATAGCACAACAATAAACCCCAAAATATTTGAAGTAAAGAGTTGTTTCCCAATCAAAAAAGAAACGGAACACAAAAGTAATAAAATAATGAAGCTGACAATATTTGCCAGCACCACATAATCAGTTACGCCGGTCATTTTTTGAATAACCGCTGAAAATGAGTACAATAATGGTGGATACACAGAACGAATATTTCCCCAAAAATATGTATCGTGTATGAAAGTTTCTTCCGTACTGATCTTTTTAACTATGGTAAGGTGATATAATGAGTCAAAACTTCCAGCCACATCGTTGTTTACAAAAAATAAACTAACAACCAGTATCGTAAGACTCGCCGCGATGGTGACAATAATAATTTTTTTTAAGTTAGCTCTCATTCTTTTGGATCAGTACAAAATATTGGGAAGCGAAATGGTGCCCAAAAAATGTACGGTATACCCGTTCTATAATGCCATAGGCCTGCTTGTACAGACGGGGCAACCCCCCGGTTGAGGGAATGTGGTAACTGGGAATGCGGCGCACGATCGTCGCCGGAGCAACTAATTTCTGAAACTTACTGGCGGTAAAAATTTTTGGATTAATCGTGCCCTGGTCATGCCGATGGGTCGAAAATTTTGTTGCTTTTCGAACAAGTGGTCCAAACGCGGACAGACTGTGGTAATTGGTCATCTCGAGAATGACATATTTTTTTGAAACTCGCAGCATTTCAGCAACCGCTTTTCGGGGATCTTCTAAATGCATAATCACGTGTACCGAATAAACCACGTCAAACGTATTGTCAGCAAATGGCATGGCATACACATCTCCCTGAACCGGGGCTACACTCGCTTTCGCCTGAGCAATACTGAGCATTTCAGATGATTGATCAAGTCCCGTTAAATTGGTGAAACCTGCCTGGTGTAACGTTTCCAAAAAACGACCAGTGCCACAACCAGCTTCAAGAATCTTCAATTGCCTGCCGCCAGCTGAGGCAAGTAGTTCCATCAACGCATCCGCTTGCTTCTGATGGATCATTCTGCCAAAATTGTCACGAAACCGGTGCTGGTCATATTGAACAGCCTCCTGGTCGTAGAATGAATTTATATATTGGTCATTCAGTTGCTTGCTCATATAGGGAGATATACCGCTTACCAATTTGGTCAAGATCAAATTGGGCCGATTCAATGTACGCTTGATTAATAATAGGCTTGATGTCTACCGCTTCCTCAATCACGTCTGCCAAGGTAACACTCAGAGCGACTGAGTCACGCGGTGATACCTTCAATAAATTATGACCTGCTTTCAGAAACAATGGTAA from Candidatus Kerfeldbacteria bacterium includes these protein-coding regions:
- a CDS encoding class I SAM-dependent methyltransferase, which produces MSKQLNDQYINSFYDQEAVQYDQHRFRDNFGRMIHQKQADALMELLASAGGRQLKILEAGCGTGRFLETLHQAGFTNLTGLDQSSEMLSIAQAKASVAPVQGDVYAMPFADNTFDVVYSVHVIMHLEDPRKAVAEMLRVSKKYVILEMTNYHSLSAFGPLVRKATKFSTHRHDQGTINPKIFTASKFQKLVAPATIVRRIPSYHIPSTGGLPRLYKQAYGIIERVYRTFFGHHFASQYFVLIQKNES